In a single window of the Candidatus Kaiserbacteria bacterium genome:
- a CDS encoding VWA domain-containing protein: MHEDDQIGVATFATGASLVSKLSADIPTVAALMERLTIDPKEQRGSTNPGEGLKRVSEELLSNRHNPDSRKIAILFTDGLANAPEKNAEGYATSTAYELKKKGVDIFTVGLGASVNKKFLEEIASDAQHAFIAPTAGDVDGIYRTITTAICEDGPTVIEIVAKPSTSFE; this comes from the coding sequence ATGCATGAGGACGATCAGATTGGTGTTGCTACCTTTGCGACAGGGGCATCACTCGTATCAAAGTTGAGTGCTGATATTCCTACGGTGGCAGCACTTATGGAGAGACTCACTATTGACCCTAAGGAGCAGCGAGGTAGCACTAATCCAGGAGAGGGACTTAAGCGCGTTTCTGAAGAATTGCTTTCAAACCGTCATAATCCCGACTCACGCAAAATTGCCATTCTTTTTACTGACGGACTCGCCAATGCTCCAGAGAAAAATGCCGAAGGCTATGCAACAAGCACTGCATATGAATTAAAGAAAAAGGGAGTGGATATATTTACGGTTGGCCTTGGTGCAAGTGTCAATAAAAAATTCCTTGAAGAGATTGCTTCTGATGCACAGCACGCATTCATCGCACCGACGGCGGGTGATGTGGATGGTATCTACCGCACTATTACCACCGCAATTTGCGAGGATGGGCCTACCGTGATTGAGATTGTCGCAAAACCATCAACCAGTTTTGAATAA
- a CDS encoding DNA translocase FtsK, with protein MDSSPVPRVPGKSVAIHNIIISLLFRNSPDQLRFIMVDPKLVELTLYNGIPHLLTPVITDAKKVIIALKWCIKEMDRRLEILRDNKVQNISSYHEKVYRPAKQKFEENGSPEADEATLPEPLPYIVIVIDELADLMSAYPKELEACIVRLAQKSRAIGIHLILATQRPEVKVITGLIKANMPTRIALKVNSMIDSRTILDQPGAEKLLGKGDMLFLSTESPKPIRLQSAFVTEEEVKKVVNYLRDQNSAQTLETINLDPHGDKSDPNAIFASNVNDDEEEDDELYEEARMIALDAGKISTSFLQRKLRIGYGRAARLVDILEERGIVGPADGSKPRQVIAERPSSDNQI; from the coding sequence ATGGACTCATCGCCGGTACCACGGGTGCCGGGAAAGTCGGTGGCTATTCACAACATCATCATTTCCCTCCTCTTCCGTAATTCACCTGACCAGCTCCGCTTTATCATGGTGGACCCAAAACTGGTGGAACTCACTCTCTATAATGGTATTCCACATCTCCTCACTCCCGTGATTACCGACGCAAAGAAAGTGATTATTGCACTCAAATGGTGTATTAAGGAAATGGATAGACGCCTCGAGATACTCCGCGACAACAAAGTACAAAACATCAGTTCCTACCACGAAAAAGTCTATCGACCTGCAAAACAGAAGTTTGAAGAAAACGGCTCCCCTGAAGCAGACGAGGCCACACTCCCTGAGCCACTGCCATACATTGTGATTGTTATCGACGAACTCGCCGACCTCATGAGTGCGTATCCTAAGGAACTCGAAGCGTGTATCGTACGCCTCGCGCAAAAGAGTCGTGCTATTGGTATTCATCTTATCCTCGCGACCCAGCGTCCTGAGGTGAAGGTTATTACCGGTCTCATTAAGGCCAATATGCCAACGCGTATTGCGCTCAAGGTAAACTCAATGATTGACTCACGTACTATTCTCGACCAGCCCGGTGCGGAAAAGCTCCTCGGCAAAGGAGATATGCTCTTCCTTTCTACGGAAAGTCCTAAGCCTATTCGACTCCAATCTGCCTTTGTGACTGAAGAAGAAGTGAAAAAGGTGGTGAATTACCTCCGTGACCAGAATTCTGCACAGACACTCGAGACAATCAATCTTGATCCCCATGGGGACAAGAGTGACCCGAATGCAATTTTTGCCTCAAATGTGAATGATGATGAAGAAGAAGATGATGAACTCTATGAGGAGGCACGTATGATAGCGCTCGATGCAGGAAAGATTTCAACCTCGTTCCTCCAGCGCAAACTACGCATCGGCTATGGGCGAGCAGCGCGACTTGTAGACATCCTCGAGGAGCGCGGTATTGTGGGTCCCGCAGACGGCTCAAAGCCACGTCAAGTTATTGCTGAGCGCCCCTCCTCTGACAATCAAATTTAA
- a CDS encoding helix-turn-helix transcriptional regulator — protein sequence MTTTYKQFKARMLKDPVIAAEYKALEPEYEIVRTIIRERIRRGWSQTQLADAIGSRQPVISRLERGDGNPSLQTLGRIAKALNLSLKVSMR from the coding sequence ATGACAACTACATATAAACAATTTAAAGCGCGAATGCTCAAAGACCCTGTTATTGCGGCTGAGTACAAAGCGCTTGAACCTGAATATGAGATAGTGAGAACTATCATTCGAGAACGCATTAGGCGTGGGTGGTCACAGACGCAACTTGCTGATGCTATTGGCAGTCGCCAACCTGTTATTTCGCGGCTTGAGCGGGGTGATGGAAACCCTTCCCTCCAGACACTTGGACGTATCGCAAAAGCACTCAATCTTTCTTTGAAGGTGTCGATGCGGTAA
- a CDS encoding peptidoglycan-binding protein — protein MNITANTVVSKLFVAFVAASMLVMLASPAKAATAEELQAQIDALMAQISALQGSTAPAATPAAGCTFTRALTVGSQGADVKCLQDYLTPKYFTNAGGSTGYFGSVTAAAVAAWQTANGVMPAAGYFGPVSQAKYAALMAAAPDTDDSDDTDDTDGDNTSSDLSGEASLKTVEINNGDDRNNVEEGSTEVEVADINVEFSDGDAMITRLDIALVGDNTPTEADPWKVFGDVSLVIDGKTIKTIDASDKDNYLDEDDGSLRFSGLDIVGLEDEETTITVVVDVTDNLDGAGSDADWTVKAGSLRFVDAEDVTTTEGGTGDLEDDWTGPTADFSIDTLGSGDDLNLEDSDENPDATTIELSENDNTEEAIFAFDLAADDSDNAIKLDNLVSVVVTVAAAGPGSNLDTLVNDFRLEIGGESFSAESYSGAGSTSTIDFDINGDFTIDADDTVTAVLYADFNDMENADQGSTIFASVAPADIDAEGDDSGENVVVDGSTVTGATHTLRTSGLAVEQTSDTVTADENSDAITTDNAADFTLKFDVTSFGDSVYLPFGASASTTDLVDGVGYSIVNTNTNAIVATGTHIAGVSAAGGTTVTKTNSFKVGSGSSVEFTLTVNYDPVASGSYKLRLDTLKYASSDAATAVTTQDVSTQDIETDPITIAQ, from the coding sequence ATGAACATTACAGCAAATACAGTTGTATCAAAGCTCTTCGTAGCTTTTGTTGCAGCTTCAATGCTCGTTATGCTTGCTTCACCTGCAAAGGCGGCAACAGCAGAAGAGCTCCAAGCACAAATCGACGCGCTTATGGCGCAGATTTCTGCCCTCCAGGGTAGTACTGCACCAGCAGCAACTCCAGCAGCAGGATGTACGTTCACACGTGCACTCACTGTTGGATCACAAGGAGCAGATGTAAAGTGTCTTCAGGATTACCTTACACCTAAGTACTTTACTAACGCAGGTGGTTCAACAGGTTACTTCGGTTCTGTTACCGCAGCAGCAGTAGCCGCATGGCAAACAGCAAACGGTGTTATGCCAGCAGCTGGCTACTTCGGTCCTGTATCACAGGCTAAGTACGCAGCTCTTATGGCAGCAGCTCCTGACACTGATGATTCAGATGATACTGATGACACAGATGGAGACAACACTTCAAGCGACCTCTCAGGCGAGGCTTCACTCAAGACTGTTGAGATCAACAATGGAGATGATCGAAACAATGTTGAGGAAGGTTCAACCGAGGTAGAAGTTGCAGACATCAATGTTGAATTTAGTGATGGTGATGCAATGATCACTCGCCTTGATATTGCTCTCGTAGGTGACAATACACCAACAGAGGCAGATCCATGGAAGGTATTCGGTGATGTCTCTCTTGTTATAGACGGAAAGACTATTAAGACTATCGACGCTTCAGATAAGGATAACTACCTCGATGAAGATGATGGTTCACTCCGCTTCTCAGGTCTCGACATTGTTGGGTTGGAAGATGAGGAAACCACCATTACTGTTGTAGTAGACGTAACAGACAATCTTGATGGTGCTGGATCTGATGCTGACTGGACAGTCAAGGCAGGTTCACTCCGATTCGTAGATGCAGAAGATGTTACAACAACTGAGGGAGGAACTGGTGATCTTGAAGATGATTGGACAGGCCCTACAGCCGATTTCTCAATCGACACATTAGGTTCTGGTGATGATCTCAATCTCGAAGACTCAGATGAGAATCCAGACGCAACAACTATTGAACTCAGTGAGAATGACAACACCGAAGAGGCTATCTTCGCGTTCGATCTCGCAGCTGATGATAGTGACAATGCTATTAAGCTTGACAATCTTGTCTCAGTCGTAGTAACGGTTGCGGCAGCTGGTCCTGGTTCAAATCTGGACACACTCGTAAATGATTTCCGTCTCGAAATTGGCGGTGAATCATTCAGCGCAGAATCTTATTCTGGTGCTGGGTCAACATCTACAATTGACTTCGATATCAATGGTGACTTCACTATTGACGCAGATGATACAGTCACCGCTGTCCTCTATGCAGACTTCAATGACATGGAAAACGCTGATCAAGGTTCTACAATCTTCGCATCAGTAGCTCCGGCAGACATTGATGCTGAAGGAGATGATAGTGGAGAAAACGTTGTTGTTGATGGTTCTACTGTCACTGGTGCAACACACACACTTCGAACTTCAGGTCTAGCAGTTGAACAAACAAGTGATACCGTAACTGCTGACGAAAACAGTGACGCTATCACCACTGATAATGCTGCCGATTTCACCCTCAAGTTTGATGTAACGTCATTCGGTGACTCTGTGTACCTGCCATTTGGTGCAAGCGCAAGTACAACTGACCTTGTAGACGGCGTTGGATACTCGATTGTTAATACAAATACCAATGCTATCGTAGCAACTGGTACACATATTGCAGGAGTTTCAGCCGCTGGAGGAACAACAGTCACAAAGACAAACTCATTCAAGGTTGGATCTGGGTCATCAGTAGAATTTACCCTTACGGTAAATTATGATCCTGTTGCTTCTGGTTCATACAAGCTTCGTCTTGACACACTTAAGTATGCATCATCTGATGCTGCAACAGCTGTGACAACACAGGATGTATCAACACAAGACATTGAAACTGACCCAATCACTATTGCACAATAA
- a CDS encoding FtsW/RodA/SpoVE family cell cycle protein translates to MEFWISGVSKDRIMTFLHPSPIFAVRGITHISPLLPWVRDNSWGRGVGYGTQSKLQFLPEYETDFIFAAYAEEWGLVGVLLLFSLFSIVIWRVLFHALRGATNFERLFATGVAILFVSHFLIHIGMNIGLLPSPEQRYPSFPMAGHTCSPSSSE, encoded by the coding sequence ATGGAATTTTGGATTTCAGGAGTATCAAAAGACCGCATTATGACGTTTCTCCATCCCTCGCCGATATTCGCGGTACGGGGTATAACGCATATCAGTCCACTATTGCCGTGGGTTCGGGACAACTCTTGGGGAAGGGGGGTAGGGTATGGCACCCAGTCAAAACTCCAATTCCTTCCCGAGTACGAGACTGACTTTATTTTTGCAGCTTATGCCGAAGAATGGGGGCTTGTCGGAGTACTCCTTCTTTTCTCCTTGTTTTCAATAGTCATTTGGCGTGTGCTCTTTCACGCGCTTCGCGGAGCAACCAATTTTGAACGCCTCTTTGCCACGGGTGTGGCGATACTTTTTGTGAGTCATTTCCTCATCCATATTGGCATGAATATTGGTCTTCTCCCGTCACCGGAACAACGGTACCCTTCCTTTCCTATGGCGGGTCACACTTGCTCACCGAGTTCCTCGGAGTAG
- a CDS encoding DUF1360 domain-containing protein: MRITDQYFWNFVFFLFFICLAVMATIILQDEAIKTYESLVLGDYVLMTLAAFRIVRATVYDKAFAFLREQFYDVSEYKGKVVLVKPESGPRRTLADLLTCPWCVGMWAVFMVSFFYMLSPYAFYPVLILALSGVASVLQILANLIGWKAEQTKYDVEGR; the protein is encoded by the coding sequence ATGCGTATCACTGATCAATATTTTTGGAATTTTGTTTTTTTCCTCTTCTTTATTTGTCTCGCTGTAATGGCGACCATTATCCTCCAAGATGAGGCGATTAAAACGTATGAATCACTTGTGCTCGGAGACTACGTCCTCATGACACTCGCAGCATTTCGCATCGTACGCGCTACCGTGTATGACAAGGCTTTCGCCTTCCTCCGTGAACAGTTTTACGACGTCTCTGAATACAAAGGGAAGGTGGTACTGGTAAAGCCCGAGAGCGGGCCACGTCGCACCCTTGCCGATCTCCTTACCTGCCCATGGTGTGTGGGTATGTGGGCGGTATTTATGGTTTCGTTTTTCTATATGCTTTCTCCGTATGCCTTTTACCCCGTACTCATCCTCGCGCTCTCGGGTGTGGCATCGGTGCTCCAAATATTGGCAAATCTCATTGGATGGAAAGCAGAGCAGACGAAGTACGATGTAGAAGGGAGGTAG
- a CDS encoding type II toxin-antitoxin system PemK/MazF family toxin: MMHDKNFDAWNIEKKRIDTLKPHINFYIHEREVWWAAIGVNIGTEIDGKNQQYERPVLVLRKLGKEQFLGVPLTSKNKMGIFYTPVQYGEGNGTACISQIRVFSTQRLLRKIGKVSTKDFEIVTKQLSKLIATGRI; this comes from the coding sequence ATGATGCATGATAAAAATTTTGATGCGTGGAATATTGAAAAGAAACGAATCGATACATTGAAACCACATATTAATTTTTATATTCACGAACGCGAAGTATGGTGGGCTGCCATTGGTGTAAATATTGGGACTGAAATAGATGGTAAGAATCAGCAATACGAACGTCCAGTACTCGTGCTACGAAAACTCGGTAAAGAACAATTTTTAGGAGTCCCACTCACTTCAAAAAATAAGATGGGTATTTTTTACACACCCGTCCAATACGGAGAAGGAAATGGTACAGCATGTATTTCGCAAATACGTGTATTCAGCACGCAACGATTACTTCGAAAGATCGGAAAAGTATCTACTAAAGATTTTGAAATAGTAACCAAACAACTCTCAAAACTAATTGCAACAGGTAGGATATAA
- a CDS encoding DNA translocase FtsK 4TM domain-containing protein has product MAAPSRKRKTRVVTPPPQTSSFFGDLSPHTKQAIGALFCFVLAIIFAIAPFGIAGVAGDYIYKGLDSTFGYGFVFAPIICLLFMYVFLVPRDDNHISLSKITGIIITFLGLLGLLQLSLTHGGLIGKAVHYPLYSLFGGIVTGVVLFALFLVGVFLTFDTNIIHIFKREEEEDEDLMDVNPTVVGGPTPLAPGEVPPSEEEHAEGAEEKKLSITDRVFKKQTADFAVSSFKGTYAAPPLSLLNKDKGRPDVGDVRANSITIKRTLKKFNIDVEMDAVTIGSTVTQYAIKPAEGVKLEKIVSLQNNLAYALAADSIRVEAPIPGKSLVGIEVPNKIRQTIGLATLFNSPEYTDSPKPLLTVLGKNIANVAQFADVARMPHGLIAGTTGAGKVGGYSQHHHFPPLP; this is encoded by the coding sequence ATGGCAGCACCATCACGAAAACGAAAGACACGGGTAGTCACTCCCCCACCGCAGACGAGTTCATTTTTTGGTGACCTTTCACCACATACCAAGCAGGCTATTGGTGCGCTCTTTTGCTTTGTGCTTGCTATTATCTTTGCTATTGCGCCCTTTGGCATCGCGGGAGTGGCGGGGGACTACATATATAAAGGTCTCGACTCCACCTTTGGGTATGGCTTTGTCTTTGCGCCTATTATCTGTCTTCTCTTTATGTATGTTTTTCTCGTACCCCGAGACGACAATCATATTAGTCTCTCAAAAATCACCGGTATCATCATCACCTTCCTTGGGCTTCTCGGCCTCCTGCAACTTAGCCTGACCCACGGTGGGCTCATCGGGAAGGCAGTGCACTACCCACTCTACTCACTCTTTGGTGGGATTGTGACGGGAGTGGTACTTTTTGCGCTTTTCCTTGTGGGCGTTTTCCTCACCTTTGATACCAATATCATTCACATCTTTAAGCGTGAAGAAGAGGAAGATGAAGACCTCATGGATGTGAATCCTACCGTGGTGGGTGGCCCGACGCCACTCGCGCCGGGAGAAGTACCTCCATCTGAAGAAGAACATGCCGAGGGCGCAGAAGAGAAAAAACTCTCAATTACTGATCGTGTCTTTAAAAAACAAACCGCCGATTTTGCTGTCTCGAGTTTTAAGGGCACCTATGCTGCTCCCCCACTCTCGCTCCTCAATAAAGACAAGGGCCGTCCCGATGTGGGAGATGTGCGTGCTAATTCTATTACCATCAAACGCACACTCAAGAAATTTAATATTGATGTGGAGATGGACGCAGTGACCATCGGCTCCACGGTGACCCAATATGCTATTAAGCCTGCTGAGGGAGTGAAGCTCGAAAAGATTGTGAGCCTCCAAAACAACCTTGCCTACGCACTTGCGGCAGACTCTATCCGTGTAGAAGCACCTATTCCGGGGAAATCACTCGTGGGTATTGAAGTGCCTAATAAAATACGTCAAACCATTGGCCTCGCTACTCTCTTTAACTCACCTGAATACACCGACTCACCAAAACCTCTTCTCACTGTACTCGGAAAGAATATTGCAAACGTAGCACAGTTTGCTGATGTGGCACGCATGCCACATGGACTCATCGCCGGTACCACGGGTGCCGGGAAAGTCGGTGGCTATTCACAACATCATCATTTCCCTCCTCTTCCGTAA
- a CDS encoding DUF4258 domain-containing protein, whose amino-acid sequence MKIVFSKHSLLQIKQRDLDKAKVLATIEQPDFIEPTYNFREERYRLYAKNHLKVVVKIEELRIVVVTAHWVAKHKTK is encoded by the coding sequence ATGAAAATAGTGTTTAGTAAGCACTCGCTTCTTCAAATTAAGCAAAGGGATTTGGATAAGGCGAAGGTACTTGCCACTATAGAGCAGCCAGACTTTATAGAACCGACATACAATTTCAGAGAAGAACGATATAGATTGTATGCAAAAAATCACCTTAAGGTGGTTGTGAAAATTGAAGAACTACGTATTGTAGTCGTGACTGCACATTGGGTTGCGAAGCATAAAACCAAGTGA
- a CDS encoding DUF2283 domain-containing protein, producing the protein MKITYDKEVDALSMTLRKGKVAKTVEVSPEILVDFDEAGNPLYLEILDASRKIGKKEMNQVTVGTAHIPLLELVVAK; encoded by the coding sequence ATGAAAATTACCTACGATAAAGAAGTCGACGCTCTCAGTATGACATTGCGCAAAGGCAAAGTGGCAAAAACTGTGGAGGTATCCCCAGAGATACTTGTTGATTTTGATGAAGCGGGTAACCCACTCTATTTAGAAATTCTCGATGCATCACGCAAAATAGGTAAGAAAGAGATGAATCAAGTTACTGTGGGCACAGCACACATTCCACTTCTTGAACTTGTGGTGGCAAAGTGA
- the rplL gene encoding 50S ribosomal protein L7/L12 — translation MGMTQAEIIEAVEKMTVLELNELVKTIEEKWGVSAAAVAVAGPAAGGEAAEEQSAFTVELTESGAQKIAVIKVVKEVLGLGLKEAKDLVDAAPSVVKEGLKKEDAEALKVKLEEAGAKVTLK, via the coding sequence ATTGGCATGACACAAGCAGAAATTATTGAGGCAGTAGAAAAAATGACTGTTCTCGAACTCAACGAACTCGTAAAGACTATTGAAGAGAAGTGGGGCGTATCAGCAGCTGCAGTAGCAGTAGCAGGTCCAGCAGCAGGAGGTGAGGCAGCAGAGGAGCAGAGCGCTTTCACCGTAGAGCTCACTGAATCAGGCGCACAGAAGATTGCTGTTATCAAGGTGGTAAAGGAAGTACTTGGTCTCGGTCTCAAGGAGGCTAAGGATCTCGTAGACGCAGCACCATCAGTGGTTAAGGAAGGTCTCAAGAAGGAAGATGCTGAGGCACTCAAGGTAAAGCTTGAGGAGGCTGGAGCAAAAGTTACCTTGAAATAA
- a CDS encoding glycosyltransferase, with protein sequence MSLKTLERDVRVTQELHAFRELYHLIEKEQPDVVHLNSSKVGGSGAFIARLCGVKNIIFTAHGWPFYEDRSFVWRTLVWFFSYLTTFLSHHVIVVSQHDYRGARMPFLTKRISLIHTALPNIIFEERVNARATLFPAEVIDAHQNDIWLVSTGEHTHNKNLGALVYALWQMKQLSHTNLFLTLMSDGEERTRLEHLVRIYGLNEQVFFTGFVPEARTFLKAFDAFLLPSWKEGFPYGLLEAGAAELPVIASSVGGIPEVIEHEVTGYLINPRKPETLVGGLEFLIENPHQSSALGPTPSTPASLPPFVSKPCARIRIPFIKNKITICIKATPRCREITPQATRGLHIVA encoded by the coding sequence GTGTCTCTCAAAACCCTCGAAAGAGATGTTCGGGTCACACAGGAACTTCATGCGTTTCGTGAGTTGTATCATCTTATAGAAAAGGAGCAGCCTGACGTCGTCCATCTCAATAGTTCAAAGGTGGGTGGAAGCGGTGCATTTATTGCCCGGCTTTGTGGTGTTAAAAACATCATCTTCACTGCACACGGCTGGCCTTTCTATGAAGACCGGAGTTTTGTGTGGCGTACACTTGTATGGTTTTTCTCATACCTCACCACCTTCCTCTCACACCACGTGATAGTGGTGTCACAACATGATTATCGTGGCGCGCGTATGCCCTTCCTTACCAAACGTATTTCGCTCATACATACCGCCCTGCCAAACATCATCTTTGAAGAACGTGTTAATGCGCGCGCCACACTCTTCCCTGCTGAGGTAATCGATGCACACCAAAATGACATCTGGCTCGTTTCTACCGGAGAGCACACGCACAACAAAAATCTCGGTGCACTCGTTTATGCGCTTTGGCAAATGAAACAACTCAGCCACACCAATCTCTTTCTTACCCTCATGAGCGATGGTGAAGAACGAACACGCCTCGAACATCTCGTGCGCATATATGGGCTAAATGAGCAGGTATTCTTTACCGGCTTTGTACCTGAGGCCCGCACATTTCTCAAAGCATTCGATGCGTTTTTACTCCCCTCATGGAAAGAAGGGTTCCCCTATGGACTTCTCGAAGCAGGCGCAGCAGAACTCCCCGTGATAGCAAGCAGTGTCGGCGGGATTCCCGAAGTAATCGAACATGAGGTGACCGGCTATCTCATTAACCCTCGCAAACCCGAGACGCTCGTTGGTGGACTAGAATTTCTTATAGAAAACCCCCACCAAAGCTCCGCGCTTGGGCCCACACCCTCCACACCCGCGTCACTACCGCCTTTCGTATCGAAACCATGCGCACGCATACGTATACCCTTTATCAAAAATAAAATAACAATCTGCATCAAGGCGACGCCTCGATGCAGAGAGATTACTCCACAAGCAACTCGCGGGCTACATATTGTTGCTTAG
- a CDS encoding RNA polymerase sigma factor — protein MFGLSTTETVKLLPDEVILARVQVEPWLFTAILERYQAAFLRKTKTIIFNEQDAEEVVQDAFTKIYINAHKFEVREGAKFSSWAYTILVNTALTRYQKCVKEGKRTLLLDPEYMEMMGEMKEHSAFNQDKDAIERVLAKMPGHFARVLRLHYLEHWSHKDIAEETGETVGAVKARIHRAKAEFEGSRRSRFCNQLSRNRGGKGGGAPGGAPGGGGRGGEKKTGGFVEKGRGGGGGKGGGGGERETFLYKREL, from the coding sequence ATGTTTGGCCTTTCAACTACAGAGACAGTGAAGTTGCTCCCCGATGAGGTTATTCTTGCCCGCGTACAAGTAGAACCATGGCTTTTCACCGCAATTCTTGAGCGGTATCAAGCCGCATTTTTGCGCAAAACAAAGACAATTATCTTCAATGAACAAGATGCAGAAGAGGTAGTCCAAGACGCATTTACAAAAATATACATAAACGCACATAAGTTTGAAGTTCGCGAAGGTGCAAAGTTTTCTTCATGGGCATATACTATTCTGGTAAATACCGCACTCACACGCTACCAGAAGTGCGTGAAAGAGGGGAAGCGTACACTCCTCCTTGATCCCGAGTACATGGAGATGATGGGTGAGATGAAAGAGCATAGTGCCTTTAATCAAGACAAGGATGCTATTGAACGCGTATTAGCTAAAATGCCGGGGCACTTCGCACGCGTACTCCGCCTCCATTACCTCGAGCACTGGTCGCACAAAGACATCGCCGAAGAAACAGGAGAGACCGTCGGTGCCGTGAAAGCCCGCATCCACCGCGCCAAAGCCGAGTTTGAAGGAAGCCGAAGGAGCCGCTTTTGTAATCAATTGAGCAGAAACCGGGGGGGAAAGGGGGGGGGGGCGCCGGGGGGCGCCCCGGGGGGGGGGGGGAGAGGGGGGGAAAAAAAAACGGGGGGGTTTGTAGAAAAAGGAAGGGGGGGGGGGGGGGGGAAAGGGGGGGGGGGGGGCGAAAGAGAAACCTTTTTATACAAACGCGAGTTATAA
- a CDS encoding type II toxin-antitoxin system RelE/ParE family toxin, with amino-acid sequence MQINLLNSVELFIESLYAEEITKVMKVIDLLEEFENNLGMPHSKYLENGLLELRIRGKREIRILYCFHKNSAFLLHAFIKKTQKTPEKELTAARVIMDNLH; translated from the coding sequence ATGCAAATCAATCTCCTCAATTCTGTTGAATTATTTATTGAGTCACTCTATGCAGAGGAAATAACTAAAGTAATGAAGGTTATCGATCTCCTTGAGGAGTTTGAAAACAACCTAGGGATGCCGCATAGTAAATATCTAGAAAATGGGCTTTTAGAGCTTCGCATTCGAGGTAAACGAGAAATTAGAATATTGTATTGTTTCCATAAAAATAGTGCTTTTTTGCTACATGCTTTTATCAAGAAAACTCAAAAGACGCCTGAAAAGGAACTTACCGCTGCAAGAGTCATTATGGATAACTTGCATTGA
- a CDS encoding 50S ribosomal protein L10, with amino-acid sequence MAITKAKKQDILAKLEGIKKEAETLVFVSFKGVTVKETTAMRRALKEAGVGYFVAKKTLMKRVFTGYEGEMPELEGEIAVAYSSDAIAPAQNVKDFAKKYKDAVAIVGGVFQGVFKNKAEMTEIASIPSLQVLRGMFAQLINSPRQRFAVVLSKVAETK; translated from the coding sequence GTGGCAATCACAAAAGCAAAGAAGCAGGATATCCTCGCAAAGCTTGAGGGTATCAAAAAGGAAGCCGAAACTCTCGTATTCGTGAGCTTCAAGGGAGTTACCGTAAAGGAAACTACCGCAATGCGTCGCGCACTTAAGGAGGCAGGCGTCGGCTACTTTGTAGCAAAGAAGACACTCATGAAGCGCGTGTTCACGGGCTACGAAGGCGAAATGCCTGAACTCGAAGGTGAAATCGCTGTTGCATACAGCAGTGATGCAATCGCTCCTGCACAAAACGTGAAGGACTTCGCAAAGAAGTACAAGGACGCAGTTGCTATCGTTGGAGGAGTTTTCCAGGGCGTATTCAAAAACAAGGCAGAGATGACTGAAATCGCATCGATTCCATCACTCCAGGTACTCCGTGGTATGTTTGCACAACTTATCAATTCACCACGTCAGCGTTTTGCGGTGGTATTGAGTAAGGTGGCGGAGACGAAGTAG
- a CDS encoding FtsW/RodA/SpoVE family cell cycle protein, protein MDRGSPRWFFCCTYSRLPLSTCGEHYFFIYLGIIALLILVLFVGETVKGAQSRFDLVFFSLQPSDPAKLVLIAVLAKYFSKRHELIGDFRHILISGVYALGIIGCVFVQPDFGSAAILFLVWFGMVLVAGISFRHLAVVGMVGVVAF, encoded by the coding sequence ATGGATCGGGGTAGCCCTCGCTGGTTTTTTTGTTGCACTTATTCCCGACTACCGCTTTCTACGTGTGGGGAACACTACTTTTTTATATATCTCGGCATTATTGCACTTTTAATACTCGTGCTCTTTGTGGGAGAGACCGTAAAGGGTGCCCAGAGCCGTTTTGATCTTGTGTTCTTTTCGCTTCAGCCATCCGACCCCGCGAAGCTTGTACTCATCGCCGTCTTGGCAAAATATTTTTCCAAACGTCACGAACTCATCGGTGACTTTAGACATATATTAATCTCGGGCGTATACGCCTTGGGGATAATCGGCTGTGTGTTCGTGCAACCCGACTTTGGGTCAGCAGCAATTCTTTTTCTTGTTTGGTTTGGGATGGTTCTTGTAGCGGGAATTTCCTTTCGGCATCTCGCCGTGGTGGGGATGGTGGGAGTCGTTGCATTTTAG